The nucleotide window GTTACAACAAGTATCATAGAATCCGGTGCAAATTTTCCTATTTCAGATGCATATCTAGCCACTATACGACCATTCACATGGGCTAAATCATCCCTTTCCATGTTAGGTTTTCTTGGAATTCCTGCAGTTATGATAATAATCTTGGAATCATCCACATCCTTAATATCTGATGAAGTCTCCAACTCAACAGAAACGCCCTTAGCCGCCAATGCATCACTAATATCTAATAACTCACCCTTACTGCGCTCAAAACTTTCCTTTCTTGAAATCATTTGTAAAACGCTTACAGTTTCCTCTTCAGCGAGACATAATGCAGTTGATTTTCCCACCCTACCAGTTGAGCCTATAATACTCACTTTCATAAATTATCAACCCCCATTTTATCATATTATTTTTTCTCTATATAATCTGAGGCGATTCTCCTCGCGAAACCAGAACCTTCACTTTTTAATCTTTTCATAGCAGCCTCTACCTTCTCACCCCCTATGTTTTGGAGGGCCCATGCAGCCCCACTCCTAACAAAACCGCTTTTATCATCTAAAAGTTCTATTAGGGAATCCACCGCTCTTTCATCCTTTAAATTGCCTATGGCCCAAGCAGCAGCGCCTCTAACCTTCCAATCATCATCCTTTAATGCCTTGAGTAATGGTTTAAACGCCTTTTCACCCATCTTGGATAGAGCTGTTGAAGCTTCCCGCCGAACCCATTTATTATCGTCGCTCAAGGCTTTTATAAGGGGTTTTATGGCTCTTGGATTTTTCATGTTACCAAGGACCCTGGCAGCGCCTCTTCTCACAAGCTTGTTTGGATGTGAAAGCGCGTCTATAAGGGGATCCACTGCAGCTTCACCAATCTCCTCCAATAATTCCATAACTTGGGTTCTCACAAGTTCGTCTTCATCCTCTAACTTCTTTATAATCCTTTCAATATTCTCTCTCTTCTCCATTAAACTCACCACATTAGAGGGTTTCAAGGGTCTCTATAATATCATAGGCTATCCTCCGAGCCTTATTTGATGTCTCACCAAGGATGGTCATAGCCTCATTAAATATCTTATAAATGTTGGCATCCCTATCTAAAATGAAAGAAGTTATCCCTACTAGTAGGAGTGAAATACCCTCTCCCATTTTGTCTTTACTATTGAAAATATTATAAGCTTCCTTGGAATGTTCCAAGGCTTGCTCATATTCTCCTTTTCTGAAGAGGATTTCGCCTAGGATAAGATGTAGGACCCCCTCACTCTCCCAGTCACCGATTAATTTCGATGATTTCGATGCGTTTTCTAAATATTCAATGCTAAGATCCTTATAAGAACTATATTTATCAACCAAGCCTATAATCTCTAGGATTAAG belongs to Methanothermobacter tenebrarum and includes:
- a CDS encoding HEAT repeat domain-containing protein, with product MEKRENIERIIKKLEDEDELVRTQVMELLEEIGEAAVDPLIDALSHPNKLVRRGAARVLGNMKNPRAIKPLIKALSDDNKWVRREASTALSKMGEKAFKPLLKALKDDDWKVRGAAAWAIGNLKDERAVDSLIELLDDKSGFVRSGAAWALQNIGGEKVEAAMKRLKSEGSGFARRIASDYIEKK